The sequence below is a genomic window from bacterium.
CCCAGTCACTGCCTGCACCGCCGCAGCCGGAAAAAATGAGCGCCGCTTTTTGGCCAGTAGATTCCATATCGAGCGGATAATCACCTCACACGACCCGAAGCGAATCAGCTTCTCGGAGAACACCAGCATCCACGAATGCCTACTGATCGCACGGCGCTGTGGGGGGGGGGGGGGGGGCGCCGGGCCCCGGGGGGGGGGGGGGGGGGGGGGGGGGGGGGGGGGGGGGGGGGGGGGCGGGGGGNNNNNNNNNNTTCCCCCCCCCCGCCCCGAAGCGAATCCGCGTCTCGGAGAACACCGGCATCCCCCAATGCCTACTGATCGCACGGCGCCGGGCCCCCCCCCCCCCCCCCACAGAATTCTTTTCGCTGCGAAAGATACCTCTGTCGCCCGAAGAGGCTCTTTCAGCTGCCGATTCCATCGCCAGCGGGGAGGCATCCGACTGGGGAAGTCGCACGCTCTGGCCAGCGGACCGAATTGCCGGTGGGGACTGGTCACCGGTGCAATGGTTCGAGGGTCGCTTGGCCGAAGCGGCCTACGAGATCAACCAGTCGCCGCTACTAGAGCCGGTAGGCAAGCGCCACGAGATCGGGCCGGCAGGCCAGAGAATTCGGGATGCCTATACGCAATGCGAATCTGACACTCCGGAAGCGGTGCCTATTTTCTGGTCGGTGAGCTCCCAAATCCACAACACCATGCACAGCAGCCCCGAAGCGAATGGCCTCGCAAAGAATGCCAAGAAGGGCTTGGCCCAGAAGTACTGGCAACGGCGCAGCCGTCTTCTCGTCGCCCAGCGGTACGACACCATTAGTGGGAGGCTTACCGCTATCTGGTCACCAACGCCGTCCATCGGATCAGGATGGACCCCTGTGACCGTTTCCGATGAGATCGACGGCCATGCATTAGCCGCATGGTGGAATTCGACGCCGACAAGGATCATGCTTTTGAACCTCAGAAGCAAGAAATTGACCTACCCCGCTTGGTCCTTGGACCAATTGCGCAGCGTTGGCATCCCAAATCCCGACAACCCTGCTTGGGCGACCCTTGCCCGAGCCTGGGAGGAAGTCAGCGACGTCGAGATTATGCCACTGTCACAAGCTGACGACTGCCCAGTTCGATCCACTATCGACCGAGCCGCCGCCCTTGCCCTCGGCGTGGAAGAACAACAGATCGCTGAGTGGCGAGGGATGCTTGCTCGTGAACCCACCATCAACAACCGCTTGGCCGACTGATTCCACCAAAGGAATGTTGTCACTGGTGTCGGTAGACATATGGGCATGGATTGTGGTGTTCTTACCAGGGAAAACGCCTCCGGCAGCAGGATTTTCGTGGACGCAGTGGACGTCTCCGGACTCGATGATTCTGCTTTGGACGCTCGTTTGCGGCAGATCGGACAGGCCCGCATCCGGTTGGACGGTTTCCTGGCGGAGGCGGTGGCGGAGAAGAAGCGACGGACCAGCCCCTACGACACCGCTTAGGCACTCAAGACCGAGTTGCGCCAATCGGGTCAACAGGCTCAGCGCATCATGCGCGATTCCAAGCAGCTTGAGGGCTTGGAAGCTACTCGGGGCGCATTGTCAGCCAGCAAGATCACCGCGGAGCACGCCCGCATCCTCGGCACCGCGGCACAGTGCGGCCCGATGGACGAAGCCAAGATGCTCGCCGCAGCTGAGATTCAGACTCCCGAGAGGCTTCGCCGCACAATGCACGAATATCAAGACGAATTCGTCGGCGACTACGGAACCAGCTCGCAGCGGCCCCCGGCACCGGGCGCGGCCGCCGGATGCGACCCTGAGGGTAGGCGACCTCCGCCTAGACGCAAACTAGCGTATCGAGGTCAAGCTACCCGGTGTTAGACCCTTCGGACCGACGTCCACCCCTGCATCCGACCTGGCGGAAACTGTCAGTTCGGAATTTGGGGCGGTCGTGGTACGCTGAATATCGTCAGGCAGAGTCGCGATAGGAGGTGCCCCCTTGAGCAACACGCTCAATCAGGCAGAAGCCAACTATGACGCGTATCTGGCCTTGCACAAAGACCGGCTGGAAAACGAGCGCCCCGGAGCAATAGCGCTCATGCACAACGAGGAGATCGTTGAGATCTACGACGACGAGGACAATGCGTATAGGCATGGCTGCGACACCTATGGACTCGGCAGCTTCTCCCTCGTGCGTATAGGCGAAAAGCCCCACCGCCGGGGACGTCGCCTGAAAGTGCTTTCCTGACAGCAGCGACTATGCCGACAATCGCAATCGAGATGACAGACAACGAGATTCGCCATGTCGCAGATGTCGCCCTGCCCGACCCGGAAGACCCATTTCACCCATTCGGGCTGTCCCCCACCCGATTCTCAGCGATAGTGGACACCGGCAGCACCCACACCGGCGTGACACAAAAGGTGGTTGACGCCCTTGAGGCCGAACAGGTAGGTGTGGCAATGGTCTCATATGCGGGGAACGAAACGGTCAGAACACCCACCTACAAGATGGTTATGGGAATCCCCATCATGGAAACCGAGGAACAGGGGGGAACAAGAACCTACGTGCGCGGCGAGAGCCTCCTGGTGGAGCTGATACCAGATCAGGAGGACGGCACGGACATCATTCTCGGGATCGACCTGCTGCAGAGTTTCCACATCACGATGTACGGGTCCCAGTGCATCATTAGTAACTGACACAGGCCTGACCTCGCTGCTCCAGCCGAAGACCTCAGAAAGGCGATACCCCGGGGCCTGTCCGAAGACATGAGCTTCCCGGGGATACACACATGCTATCGGCCGCCTTGACATAAAGCTGACGAATGGCAATGGGGACTTGGGCGCAGCCGAGGAAGAGGACTCGTTGCGCAAGCTGGGTACTGCCCGAAATCACGAGTCCTCTTCAAATGACGCTAAGAACTCCTCGGAGTTGAGATAGCGGGTGTACCGCCCCGCTGCGATATCCCCATGGGGATCTGGGATGCCGGGATCTTCTTGGTCTGAGGTGCAGTCTTCGGTTGCCAATGGTCGTCCCCTTCTAGGCCGCGCCGCCTTCGGCCATCAGCGCGGCCAGGCTGCGGCGCCATTCCACCGAGGGGCGGTCGGACTGTACGCTGACGGTGGCGGTGAGGTCCATGGGGAGCACGCCTTCGAGCTTTTCCAGCATGGCCTTGTCTTCGGCGCCGATGGCCAGGTCGAACTTCATGATCTCATCGGCGGGCACTGAGAAGTCGTCGTTGCGCCACACCACGAAGTTGAACAGCGAGTTCACGTCGTCCATCGGGGTGGTCAGCAGCAACAAGATGTGCTCCAAGCCCGACTCGTAGGCGATGGTGCTGCGCACCGAGAACGGCAGCACATAACCCGTAGTCATCCGGCGATGCAGCACATCGTCTTCCTGGCCGGTGACGGTCTGGCCCGCGTCGGAGGTGTTGTTGGCGTTCACCTCGTAGACATAGCCCCGGTAGCCGTCGGGCAGGTCGCCCATCTCCAATGGCGGGATCACCGTTTCTTGGGCCAGCCCGAAGGTGGCGGTGTGTACGAAGGGGAAGTGGGAG
It includes:
- a CDS encoding aromatic ring-hydroxylating dioxygenase subunit alpha codes for the protein MSGNGASNALVGQPALDHQWYPIALSEDIDPGPHGVQVLGRRYALWRSEGGSLTAAPDRCPHRQAPLSEGRMVDGCLECPYHGWRFGAGGRCELVPSSPPGTPVPPKAHLDTINIEERYGLVWLCPGKPLGRIPEIPQEDNPEFRRLNTPFQHWAVSSTRITDNFMDFSHFPFVHTATFGLAQETVIPPLEMGDLPDGYRGYVYEVNANNTSDAGQTVTGQEDDVLHRRMTTGYVLPFSVRSTIAYESGLEHILLLLTTPMDDVNSLFNFVVWRNDDFSVPADEIMKFDLAIGAEDKAMLEKLEGVLPMDLTATVSVQSDRPSVEWRRSLAALMAEGGAA